From a single Devosia litorisediminis genomic region:
- a CDS encoding CpaF family protein — translation MFGKRTSFGGNTPGVGEAARPVQSPPPRAEVPAAPARRSADSDSMASRLRGEEVVDVRAPAEAQRDKEYFHTKSAIFNALIDSIDLSQLATMDQVAAREEIRDIVAEIIALKSIIMSISEQEDLLEDICNDVLGYGPLEPLLARDDIADIMVNGSQRCYIEVAGKVRLTNVRFRDDAHLMNVCQRIVSQVGRRVDESSPICDARLPDGSRVNVIAPPLAIDGAALTIRKFKKDKLTLQQLVKYNSISPEGAEVLRILGKVRANVLISGGTGSGKTTLLNCLTAFIEKDERVITCEDSAELQLQQPHVVRLETRPPNLEGEGEITMRDLIKNCLRMRPERIIVGEVRGPESFDLLQAMNTGHDGSMGTLHANSPREALSRLESMITMGGYSLPSRTIREMITSSIDVVVQAARLRDGSRRITHISEVLGMEGDVIVTQDIFLYDIMGEDANGMLLGRHRSTGITKPQFAERARYFNEEANLVEALEKSNTEHQELMGS, via the coding sequence ATGTTTGGCAAGCGCACCAGTTTTGGCGGCAACACCCCCGGCGTCGGCGAAGCCGCGCGTCCGGTGCAGAGCCCGCCGCCACGGGCCGAAGTTCCCGCGGCACCGGCGCGCCGGTCAGCTGATAGCGACTCCATGGCCTCGCGCCTGCGTGGGGAAGAAGTCGTTGACGTGCGCGCACCTGCCGAGGCCCAGCGCGACAAGGAGTATTTCCACACCAAGTCGGCGATTTTCAATGCGCTGATCGACAGTATCGATCTCAGCCAGCTTGCGACCATGGATCAGGTCGCCGCGCGCGAAGAAATCCGCGATATCGTCGCCGAAATCATCGCGCTCAAATCCATCATCATGTCGATTTCCGAGCAGGAAGACCTGCTCGAAGACATCTGCAATGACGTGCTTGGCTATGGACCGCTCGAGCCTTTGCTGGCCCGCGACGACATCGCCGATATCATGGTCAATGGCAGCCAGCGCTGTTACATCGAAGTCGCGGGCAAGGTGCGCCTGACCAATGTGCGCTTCCGCGACGACGCGCATCTGATGAATGTATGTCAGCGTATCGTGAGCCAGGTCGGCCGTCGCGTGGACGAAAGTTCACCCATATGTGACGCCCGTCTCCCAGACGGCTCTCGCGTCAACGTCATTGCGCCACCGCTCGCTATCGATGGCGCAGCACTGACCATTCGTAAGTTCAAGAAAGACAAGCTGACCCTCCAGCAGCTGGTCAAATACAACTCCATCTCGCCCGAAGGCGCCGAAGTGCTGCGCATTCTGGGCAAGGTGCGCGCCAATGTGCTGATCTCAGGCGGTACCGGTTCAGGTAAGACTACTTTGCTCAACTGCCTGACCGCGTTCATCGAAAAAGACGAGCGCGTCATTACCTGCGAAGACTCCGCCGAACTCCAACTGCAGCAGCCCCATGTGGTTCGCCTCGAAACCCGCCCGCCCAATCTCGAGGGCGAGGGCGAGATAACCATGCGCGACCTGATCAAGAACTGCCTGCGTATGCGGCCTGAACGCATCATCGTGGGTGAGGTACGTGGCCCCGAGAGCTTCGATCTGCTTCAGGCCATGAACACTGGTCACGATGGCTCCATGGGCACGTTGCACGCCAACAGCCCGCGCGAAGCCCTCTCACGTTTGGAATCCATGATCACCATGGGCGGTTATTCGCTGCCCAGCCGCACCATTCGCGAAATGATCACATCGTCCATTGATGTTGTGGTGCAGGCAGCGCGTTTGCGCGACGGTTCGCGCCGCATCACCCACATCTCCGAAGTGCTCGGCATGGAAGGTGATGTGATCGTGACACAGGACATTTTCCTCTACGATATCATGGGCGAAGATGCCAATGGCATGCTGCTGGGGCGCCACCGCTCCACCGGCATCACCAAGCCGCAATTTGCCGAACGCGCGCGCTACTTCAACGAAGAGGCCAATCTGGTCGAGGCGCTCGAAAAGTCCAACACCGAACATCAAGAACTCATGGGATCGTAG
- a CDS encoding type II secretion system F family protein, giving the protein MLGPLVIAILAMIVVGAVGFALVPSAIGGGRAEQRLKSFQGDIRVNRLENDAARTRDQRRKELQQTLKSQTAALNQKKRVSLKQLLFQAGMTIKPAAFIRNSVIFGAVAFVILIIVQVPVYFAPVFAVAAAYLLPRMYVNRKRRIYQDRFLDELPNAVEAIVRGVKTGLPLNDSIRVVAKDAKEPVKSEFGRVLDQQAFGMSMTEAVGVLLDRVPLPEVNFFVVVITVQQQAGGNLSEALGNLAKVLRNRKKMKQKIKAMSSEAKASAGIIGSLPFVVGILVSLTSPTYLAPLFFTTLGNIWLGIGVVMLSAGIFVMSKMVKFDY; this is encoded by the coding sequence ATGCTTGGTCCCCTCGTCATTGCCATCCTTGCCATGATCGTCGTGGGGGCGGTCGGCTTCGCGCTGGTGCCCTCGGCAATTGGCGGCGGCCGCGCCGAACAGCGGCTAAAGTCGTTTCAGGGTGATATTCGTGTCAATCGGCTCGAAAATGACGCCGCGCGTACGCGCGACCAGCGTCGCAAGGAACTTCAGCAGACGCTCAAGAGCCAGACGGCTGCCCTCAACCAGAAAAAACGGGTCAGCCTCAAGCAATTGCTGTTTCAGGCTGGCATGACCATCAAGCCAGCGGCTTTTATCCGCAACAGCGTCATCTTCGGCGCCGTGGCGTTTGTCATCCTGATTATCGTGCAGGTGCCTGTCTATTTCGCGCCGGTATTTGCCGTGGCCGCCGCCTATCTGCTGCCGCGCATGTATGTGAACCGCAAGCGCCGCATCTATCAGGACCGCTTCCTTGATGAACTGCCTAACGCCGTCGAAGCCATCGTGCGCGGCGTCAAGACCGGTCTGCCGCTCAACGATTCCATTCGCGTAGTGGCCAAGGACGCCAAAGAGCCCGTAAAATCTGAATTCGGGCGCGTGCTGGATCAGCAGGCCTTCGGCATGAGCATGACCGAGGCGGTCGGCGTGTTGCTGGATCGCGTGCCGCTGCCCGAGGTGAACTTCTTTGTCGTGGTCATCACCGTGCAGCAGCAGGCGGGCGGCAATCTGTCGGAAGCGCTGGGCAATCTGGCCAAGGTGCTGCGCAACCGCAAGAAGATGAAGCAGAAGATCAAGGCCATGTCCTCCGAAGCAAAGGCCTCGGCTGGTATCATTGGCTCACTGCCATTCGTGGTGGGCATTCTGGTCAGCCTGACATCGCCGACCTATCTGGCTCCGCTGTTTTTCACCACGCTGGGCAATATCTGGCTGGGCATTGGCGTCGTCATGCTCTCTGCCGGCATTTTTGTCATGAGCAAGATGGTCAAGTTCGACTATTGA
- a CDS encoding type II secretion system F family protein yields MIIFELLAKREFLIAVLAAISMAAVVFTFGSSFIVKSEMKDRIKRVALEREKMRAEEMARLRGNGSAVVEGRGIRRTGETKSYMKNVVEKLDLKKAFQDDATVDKLAMAGFRGQGHLTTFLFMRLSTPIAIFAIAAFYVLVLSPGDRPLYLNLVYAIGAGLLGSFLPGILLKNTTTKRQLSIRSAWPDCLDLLLLCVESGMSMEHAFKRVGREIGHQSAELAEELALTTAELAFLEDRGRAYENLGRRSGLDGVKSVMTALIQADRYGTSVGQALRVMAEEGREQRMMDAEKKAAALPPKLTVPLILFFLPVLFIVIIAPALIKVFGPGGVAGG; encoded by the coding sequence ATGATTATCTTTGAACTTCTCGCCAAGCGCGAATTTCTGATCGCCGTCCTGGCCGCCATCTCGATGGCGGCGGTGGTCTTCACCTTCGGCTCAAGCTTCATCGTCAAGTCCGAGATGAAGGACCGCATCAAGCGGGTCGCGCTGGAGCGCGAAAAGATGCGCGCCGAAGAAATGGCCCGTCTGCGCGGTAATGGCAGCGCAGTTGTTGAGGGCCGGGGCATCCGTCGCACCGGCGAAACCAAGTCCTACATGAAGAACGTGGTCGAAAAACTCGACCTCAAAAAGGCATTTCAGGACGATGCCACGGTCGACAAGCTGGCTATGGCGGGCTTTCGTGGCCAGGGCCATCTGACCACATTTCTGTTCATGCGCCTGTCTACGCCCATCGCCATTTTTGCCATCGCGGCATTCTACGTGCTGGTGCTGTCGCCGGGTGACCGGCCGCTATACCTCAATCTGGTTTATGCGATCGGCGCCGGCCTGCTTGGCTCGTTCCTGCCCGGCATTCTGCTCAAGAACACCACAACCAAGCGCCAGCTTTCGATCCGTTCGGCGTGGCCCGATTGCCTGGATCTGCTGCTGCTTTGTGTTGAATCGGGCATGTCGATGGAACATGCCTTCAAGCGTGTCGGTCGCGAAATTGGCCATCAGAGTGCCGAACTTGCCGAAGAACTGGCGCTCACCACGGCCGAACTGGCCTTCCTTGAGGATCGTGGTCGCGCCTATGAAAATCTGGGTCGCCGCAGTGGGCTCGACGGCGTCAAATCCGTGATGACCGCCCTGATCCAGGCTGACCGCTACGGTACCTCCGTGGGGCAGGCGCTGCGCGTCATGGCAGAGGAAGGTCGTGAGCAGCGCATGATGGATGCCGAAAAGAAGGCTGCCGCCCTGCCGCCCAAGCTGACCGTGCCGCTGATCCTGTTTTTCCTGCCAGTGTTGTTCATCGTCATCATCGCACCCGCCCTGATCAAGGTATTCGGTCCGGGCGGCGTCGCCGGCGGCTAA
- a CDS encoding tetratricopeptide repeat protein — translation MTFRKTRFKALRPLLLAGVAIVVLSGCASNRGSAPSPDYSGLSASQSQASLGELATRYKANPRDKNVVIHYAAALRAVGQPKQAIAVLEVGIDLHPGDADISVAYAKALTADGRFDQSLTVLDNVIRPDVPDWNALLVKGATLDQLGRNGEARQLYTQALTIAPSEASIEANLGLSYAMTNELTTAEHHLRRAVQMRGASSQIRQNLALVVGLQGRFDECRALYAAELPPDQVNNNMAYVRALLTQQNRWDMIAKS, via the coding sequence GTGACGTTCCGCAAAACCCGTTTCAAAGCCCTGCGTCCGCTGCTGCTGGCAGGTGTGGCTATTGTGGTGTTGAGCGGCTGCGCATCCAATCGAGGCAGCGCGCCCTCCCCCGACTATTCGGGCCTTTCCGCCAGCCAGAGTCAGGCTAGCCTGGGCGAGCTGGCTACCCGCTACAAAGCCAATCCGCGCGACAAGAATGTGGTTATCCACTATGCCGCTGCACTGCGTGCCGTTGGCCAGCCCAAGCAAGCCATTGCCGTCCTTGAAGTAGGCATCGATCTTCATCCCGGTGATGCCGATATCTCGGTTGCCTATGCCAAGGCGCTGACGGCCGATGGCCGGTTCGACCAATCGCTGACCGTTCTGGACAACGTCATCCGTCCCGACGTGCCTGATTGGAATGCGTTGCTGGTCAAGGGCGCAACCCTGGACCAGCTTGGCCGGAATGGCGAGGCTCGCCAGCTTTACACCCAGGCGTTGACAATTGCACCGAGCGAAGCCTCGATCGAAGCCAATCTGGGTCTGAGCTATGCGATGACCAACGAACTCACCACAGCTGAGCATCACCTGCGCCGTGCCGTGCAGATGCGCGGCGCCAGCAGCCAGATCAGGCAGAACCTGGCGCTGGTTGTCGGGCTGCAGGGTCGCTTTGACGAATGCCGGGCGCTCTATGCGGCCGAACTGCCGCCTGATCAGGTCAACAACAACATGGCCTATGTCCGCGCATTGCTGACCCAGCAGAACCGCTGGGACATGATCGCCAAGAGCTAG
- a CDS encoding leucyl aminopeptidase family protein, with amino-acid sequence MSKPIPVVCVQEGELASAGLSPAQLAWAQASDFSGQRGRLLPVPDAQSALTSYLFGMGATTDRPTLVTGLAGTALPAAHYCLEGAFGDPTMAAIGFRLGAYRFDRYRSAKPAPTLSAPDGADAAEIDRLVEAAIIARDLINTPANDLGPDAFEAAIRDFAKVRGMDIAVTAGDDLLKANFPLIHAVGRAAAEPPRLIDLSWGDPAAPKVTLVGKGVTFDTGGLDIKGAAGMLLMKKDMGGAANVLGLVHAIVSAGLNLRLRVLIPIVENAISAASFRPGDVLPSRKGLTVEIGNTDAEGRLILADALALADEESPELLLDMATLTGAARVALGPELPPLYTADGELARLLMEIGLASDDPLWHMPLWSPYDTMMNSRIADVNNAGAGGFAGSITAALFLQRFVTKAAAWVHLDIYGWSPEARAGRSHGGTDQAIRAVYGLLKQRFPR; translated from the coding sequence ATGTCCAAGCCAATTCCTGTCGTCTGCGTGCAGGAGGGTGAACTGGCCTCTGCCGGTCTGTCGCCCGCGCAATTGGCGTGGGCACAGGCCAGCGATTTCTCCGGACAGCGCGGCCGCCTGTTGCCTGTGCCCGATGCGCAATCTGCACTAACGAGTTATCTGTTCGGGATGGGCGCTACCACCGACCGCCCCACGCTGGTCACCGGTCTGGCTGGCACGGCGCTGCCCGCAGCCCACTACTGCCTCGAGGGTGCCTTTGGCGACCCGACCATGGCGGCCATTGGCTTTCGCCTGGGCGCCTATCGTTTCGATCGTTATCGCTCGGCCAAGCCTGCGCCGACATTGAGCGCGCCTGACGGCGCTGATGCCGCCGAGATCGACCGACTGGTCGAAGCAGCCATCATTGCCCGCGACCTGATCAATACCCCGGCCAATGATCTGGGGCCCGATGCCTTTGAGGCTGCGATCCGCGACTTCGCCAAGGTGCGCGGCATGGATATAGCCGTGACTGCTGGGGATGATCTTCTCAAGGCCAATTTCCCGTTGATCCACGCCGTGGGGCGCGCTGCGGCCGAGCCGCCACGTCTGATTGACCTGAGTTGGGGTGATCCCGCAGCGCCCAAGGTGACCTTGGTCGGCAAGGGCGTCACCTTTGATACTGGCGGTCTCGACATCAAGGGTGCCGCCGGCATGCTACTGATGAAAAAGGATATGGGAGGCGCCGCCAATGTGTTGGGTCTGGTCCACGCCATTGTCTCAGCGGGCCTCAATTTGCGCCTGCGCGTGCTTATTCCAATCGTTGAAAACGCCATATCGGCCGCGTCTTTCCGACCTGGCGATGTACTGCCGTCGCGCAAGGGACTGACGGTGGAAATCGGCAATACCGATGCCGAAGGACGTTTGATCCTGGCTGATGCACTGGCCTTGGCGGACGAAGAAAGTCCCGAACTTCTGCTGGATATGGCAACACTCACCGGCGCGGCGCGCGTGGCACTCGGTCCCGAACTGCCGCCACTTTATACGGCCGATGGCGAACTGGCGCGCTTGCTCATGGAGATCGGCCTGGCATCCGACGACCCGCTTTGGCACATGCCGCTCTGGTCGCCCTACGATACCATGATGAACAGCAGAATTGCTGACGTGAACAATGCTGGCGCTGGCGGGTTTGCTGGCTCGATCACCGCAGCCCTGTTCCTCCAGCGTTTCGTCACCAAGGCAGCCGCTTGGGTGCATCTGGATATCTATGGCTGGTCGCCCGAAGCGCGGGCTGGTCGCTCGCATGGCGGGACGGATCAGGCCATTCGAGCGGTCTATGGACTGCTCAAGCAGCGGTTTCCAAGATAG
- a CDS encoding bifunctional helix-turn-helix transcriptional regulator/GNAT family N-acetyltransferase, which yields MSVRAEDIAQVRAFNRFYTQVIGLLAESMHESPFTLAEARVIYELGRRNTATASAIAEHLGMDRGQMSRLVLKLTDRGVVALLPPGHDKRAAPLALTPDGDTVYRRFNEMSNRAAADTLLTPLDEFERRDLVSSMRRIQAMLAEPDDSPLTLRPHRIGDLGWLIHRQGLLYHLEQGWNGEFETLITRLYGEFADAPETPPKALWIAELGKEVAGSVYIIPAAASEGEGTAQLRMLYVEPAFRGRGVGKQLVAEAISFCRSAGYRRVILWTQDCLSSARRIYQSAGFKLVREDRHHSFGVDLNGQYWALQL from the coding sequence ATGTCGGTACGAGCCGAGGACATTGCGCAAGTGCGCGCCTTCAACCGGTTCTACACGCAGGTGATCGGTCTGCTTGCCGAGTCAATGCACGAAAGCCCATTCACGCTCGCAGAAGCGCGGGTCATCTACGAACTCGGCCGACGCAACACGGCGACAGCATCTGCCATCGCCGAGCATTTGGGCATGGATCGCGGTCAGATGAGCCGACTGGTACTAAAACTGACCGATCGGGGTGTAGTGGCTTTGCTGCCGCCTGGTCACGACAAGCGTGCCGCGCCCTTGGCGCTGACGCCTGATGGTGACACGGTGTACCGCCGCTTCAACGAAATGAGTAACAGGGCCGCAGCCGATACCCTGCTTACGCCGCTCGACGAGTTCGAGCGACGTGATCTGGTCAGCTCAATGCGGCGGATTCAGGCCATGCTCGCCGAGCCCGATGACAGCCCGTTGACCCTGCGGCCGCACCGTATTGGAGATCTCGGCTGGCTTATCCATCGTCAGGGTCTTCTCTATCACCTTGAACAGGGCTGGAACGGGGAGTTCGAGACCTTGATCACCAGACTATATGGCGAGTTTGCTGATGCTCCCGAAACGCCGCCCAAAGCGCTCTGGATCGCGGAGCTGGGTAAGGAAGTGGCCGGCTCGGTCTACATCATCCCAGCCGCCGCCAGTGAGGGAGAAGGCACTGCCCAATTGCGTATGCTCTATGTCGAACCAGCCTTCCGGGGCCGCGGAGTCGGCAAGCAACTGGTTGCAGAGGCGATCAGTTTTTGTCGTTCCGCCGGTTACCGCCGCGTCATTCTATGGACGCAGGATTGCCTGAGTTCTGCGCGCCGCATCTATCAGAGCGCAGGCTTCAAACTGGTTCGCGAGGACCGGCACCATTCATTTGGTGTCGACCTCAACGGCCAGTATTGGGCGCTGCAGCTATAG
- a CDS encoding 2-hydroxyacid dehydrogenase: protein MLLLHLSDVDEASWAEALRAALGDYPVVRRGEDYDPADVRYIFVWKPKPEAFDGLTGLRAILSLGAGVDALLKHPALPDAPIVRFVDEDLSQRMSDYVVAHVTMHHRLYTRFQADQKAKLWSQLYPPAASETTVGIMGMGVLGQDAASRLKPLGFDLRSWSRTPKDMAGVVGFAGADQFDAFLAGTDILVNLLPLTPETTGILNTQTFAKLRRDRLAGGPVIVNAARGGHQRESDIVAALRDGTLGAASLDVFETEPLPASSPLWDIENCYITPHIAAISNEATGVRYFTNIIKRHEAGEALVNVVDRRRGY, encoded by the coding sequence ATGCTGTTGCTGCACCTGTCCGATGTCGATGAAGCGAGCTGGGCCGAAGCGCTGCGTGCTGCCCTGGGCGACTATCCTGTCGTGCGCCGCGGCGAGGATTACGATCCCGCAGATGTGCGCTATATCTTTGTGTGGAAACCCAAGCCGGAGGCCTTCGACGGGCTGACGGGTCTGCGCGCCATCCTCTCTCTAGGCGCGGGCGTTGATGCCCTGCTCAAGCATCCCGCCCTGCCCGACGCGCCCATCGTGCGCTTCGTCGATGAGGACCTCAGCCAGCGCATGAGCGACTATGTGGTGGCCCATGTCACCATGCACCATCGGCTCTATACCCGCTTCCAGGCCGACCAGAAGGCCAAGCTCTGGAGCCAACTCTATCCACCCGCCGCCTCGGAAACCACGGTGGGTATCATGGGCATGGGTGTACTGGGTCAGGACGCGGCCAGTCGGCTGAAGCCTTTGGGCTTTGATTTGCGCAGCTGGAGCCGGACGCCCAAGGACATGGCAGGTGTCGTGGGCTTTGCTGGCGCCGATCAGTTCGACGCCTTTCTGGCCGGCACTGACATTCTGGTCAATCTGCTGCCGTTGACGCCCGAGACCACGGGCATTCTGAACACACAGACCTTTGCCAAGCTGCGCCGGGACCGGCTGGCTGGTGGCCCGGTTATCGTCAATGCTGCCCGCGGCGGGCATCAGCGCGAGAGCGATATCGTTGCGGCGTTGCGAGATGGCACGCTGGGCGCTGCAAGCCTTGATGTGTTCGAGACCGAACCACTTCCCGCCAGCAGCCCCCTTTGGGATATCGAAAACTGCTACATCACACCGCACATCGCGGCGATCAGCAATGAAGCCACCGGCGTGCGTTACTTCACTAACATCATCAAGCGGCATGAAGCCGGCGAGGCGCTGGTCAATGTCGTGGATCGCCGCCGCGGCTATTAG
- a CDS encoding c-type cytochrome has translation MDSFELNKIMGAVLGTLLFVMGAGFVAEAIYHPIEDNGPGYALPEPEATHGGAQAEAEPEVPLGVLLASADASKGANSVKKCQSCHNFGEGEPNKQGPHLYDVVGRLEGSVDGFAYSDALLAHNAAGDVWSYENLNAFLTKPSEYAPGTKMNFAGIRTPEERANILAYLQTLSGTPVAFPEPVAVEAEAAPAADDHAATGEAGHDAPAAAPAEAAPAAEAPAPAPAAVIETPETTATETPVEGTPTTTAQ, from the coding sequence ATGGATTCGTTCGAGCTAAACAAGATCATGGGCGCCGTGCTGGGCACGCTGTTGTTCGTCATGGGTGCCGGCTTTGTCGCCGAGGCCATCTATCATCCGATCGAAGACAACGGGCCGGGCTATGCCTTGCCTGAGCCTGAGGCAACGCATGGCGGCGCGCAGGCCGAAGCTGAACCAGAAGTGCCGCTTGGCGTGTTGCTGGCCAGTGCTGACGCCTCCAAGGGCGCCAACTCGGTCAAGAAGTGCCAGTCGTGCCACAATTTCGGCGAGGGTGAGCCCAACAAGCAGGGTCCGCATCTTTATGATGTGGTCGGCCGGCTTGAAGGCAGCGTCGATGGGTTTGCCTATTCCGACGCGCTGCTGGCCCACAATGCCGCTGGCGATGTGTGGAGCTACGAGAACCTCAACGCATTCCTGACCAAGCCCAGCGAGTATGCACCGGGCACCAAGATGAATTTTGCTGGCATTCGCACGCCAGAAGAGCGCGCCAATATCCTGGCCTATCTGCAGACATTGTCGGGGACGCCCGTGGCCTTCCCTGAGCCAGTTGCCGTTGAAGCCGAAGCGGCACCTGCTGCTGACGATCACGCCGCAACCGGCGAAGCTGGTCATGACGCCCCCGCGGCGGCTCCAGCTGAAGCCGCACCTGCCGCAGAGGCGCCAGCGCCTGCTCCGGCAGCGGTGATTGAGACGCCAGAAACCACTGCGACCGAAACGCCGGTTGAAGGCACACCAACCACGACTGCCCAGTAA
- a CDS encoding prephenate dehydratase, with translation MTKKIAFQGEPGAFSHAAANNLFPGEDAVGCVTFEETINAVQSGKADFAVVPVENSLYGRITDIHHLLPESGLHIIGDHYLRVEMTLLGVPGATLDDIKAVQSLSVALGQCRKFITEHGLRTINAVDTAGSAREIAQKGDKSVAAIASRFAGETYGLDVLASNIEDADHNTTRFLVLSRDEKHAPQGGNVKTTFVFRVRNVPAALYKAMGGFATNGINMTKLESYMVGGAFTATQFYADIEGHPDDQGVIHAFEELGFFTDYFRILGVYPAASGE, from the coding sequence ATGACCAAGAAGATCGCTTTTCAAGGTGAGCCCGGCGCATTCAGCCACGCCGCCGCCAATAATCTTTTTCCCGGTGAGGATGCGGTTGGCTGCGTCACCTTCGAGGAGACCATCAACGCGGTACAGTCCGGCAAGGCCGATTTTGCAGTCGTACCGGTCGAAAATTCGCTCTATGGCCGCATCACCGACATTCACCACTTACTGCCCGAAAGCGGGCTGCACATTATTGGTGACCACTATTTGCGGGTCGAGATGACCTTGCTGGGTGTGCCTGGCGCCACGCTGGACGACATCAAGGCCGTGCAATCACTCTCTGTCGCGCTGGGCCAGTGCCGTAAATTCATCACCGAGCACGGTCTGCGCACCATCAATGCGGTCGATACCGCCGGCTCAGCCCGCGAAATCGCCCAAAAGGGCGATAAATCGGTAGCGGCCATTGCTTCGCGTTTTGCAGGTGAGACCTATGGGCTGGATGTGCTTGCTTCCAATATCGAGGACGCCGACCACAATACCACGCGTTTTCTGGTTCTCTCGCGCGACGAAAAGCATGCGCCCCAGGGTGGCAACGTCAAGACCACGTTCGTATTCCGGGTCCGCAACGTGCCCGCCGCGCTCTACAAGGCCATGGGCGGTTTTGCCACCAATGGCATCAATATGACCAAGCTCGAAAGCTATATGGTCGGCGGCGCGTTTACCGCGACCCAGTTCTATGCCGACATTGAAGGACACCCAGACGATCAGGGCGTCATTCATGCCTTCGAGGAACTGGGCTTCTTCACCGACTATTTTCGTATTCTGGGCGTCTATCCCGCCGCCAGCGGCGAATAG
- the dapD gene encoding 2,3,4,5-tetrahydropyridine-2,6-dicarboxylate N-succinyltransferase produces the protein MSYTDLAKTIDDAFEARASIGFDTKGPVREAVVEALNLLDSGKARVAEKIDGSWQVNQWLKKAVLLSFRLNDNKLIEGAPGGSSFWDKVPTKFEGWGESQFREAGFRAVPGAIVRHSAHISRNVILMPSFVNLGAYVGEGTMVDTWVTVGSCAQIGKNVHISGGVGIGGVLEPLQAGPVIIEDNCFIGARSEVVEGVVVGEGAVISMGVFIGASTKIIDRATGEIHIGKVPPYSVVVSGSLPGKPLPNGEPGPSLYCAVIVKTVDAQTRSKTGINDLLRD, from the coding sequence ATGTCTTATACCGATCTCGCCAAGACCATTGATGACGCCTTTGAGGCGCGCGCCTCGATCGGTTTCGACACCAAGGGTCCCGTTCGCGAGGCCGTGGTCGAGGCCCTCAACCTGCTCGACAGCGGCAAGGCGCGGGTCGCCGAAAAGATTGATGGCAGCTGGCAGGTCAATCAATGGCTCAAAAAGGCCGTGCTGCTCTCCTTCCGCCTCAACGACAACAAGCTGATCGAAGGTGCCCCCGGTGGCTCGTCCTTCTGGGACAAGGTGCCCACAAAGTTCGAAGGCTGGGGGGAAAGCCAGTTCCGTGAGGCCGGTTTCCGCGCCGTGCCTGGGGCTATCGTCCGGCATTCTGCCCACATCTCCCGCAACGTCATCTTGATGCCCAGCTTCGTCAATTTGGGCGCCTATGTTGGTGAAGGCACCATGGTCGACACCTGGGTGACAGTCGGCTCCTGCGCCCAAATCGGCAAGAACGTGCACATTTCGGGCGGCGTCGGCATTGGCGGCGTGCTTGAGCCGCTGCAGGCCGGCCCGGTCATCATTGAAGACAACTGCTTTATTGGCGCCCGTTCCGAGGTTGTTGAAGGTGTCGTCGTCGGCGAAGGCGCGGTCATCTCCATGGGTGTGTTTATTGGCGCGTCAACCAAGATCATCGACCGCGCCACGGGCGAAATCCATATTGGCAAGGTGCCGCCCTATTCGGTGGTGGTTTCCGGTTCGCTCCCCGGCAAGCCGCTGCCCAATGGCGAGCCTGGCCCAAGCCTTTACTGCGCGGTGATCGTCAAGACGGTCGACGCCCAGACCCGCTCCAAGACCGGCATCAACGACTTGCTGCGCGACTAG
- a CDS encoding DUF805 domain-containing protein has protein sequence MDTLVPLLTTTEGRISRKTWWFGVMILLIASILLNIVLRTLGLNDAWGQLVAYVIMFVPNWSLGIKRRHDRDSGAKDFKIFMGLSGVLALVQALGIGMSSSDVAGTTMSTPSFPLAIVFFAAAIYGLYIIIQLGFLRGTTGSNTYGPDPLDGAA, from the coding sequence ATGGACACTCTCGTGCCACTTCTGACCACGACCGAAGGGCGTATCTCCCGCAAGACCTGGTGGTTTGGGGTGATGATCCTGCTGATCGCCAGCATTCTGCTCAATATCGTCCTGCGGACATTGGGGCTGAATGATGCTTGGGGACAGTTGGTCGCCTACGTGATCATGTTCGTGCCAAACTGGTCGCTGGGCATCAAGCGCCGCCACGACCGGGACAGCGGCGCCAAGGACTTCAAGATATTCATGGGGCTTTCGGGTGTGCTCGCGCTGGTACAGGCTCTGGGGATCGGCATGAGTAGTAGCGATGTCGCTGGTACGACGATGTCGACGCCGAGCTTTCCGCTGGCGATCGTCTTCTTCGCGGCCGCAATCTACGGCCTCTATATTATCATTCAGCTGGGCTTTCTGCGCGGAACGACTGGCAGCAACACATACGGCCCTGATCCGCTCGACGGCGCGGCCTGA